A genome region from Manis pentadactyla isolate mManPen7 chromosome 5, mManPen7.hap1, whole genome shotgun sequence includes the following:
- the LOC118920139 gene encoding guanine nucleotide-binding protein G(s) subunit alpha isoforms XLas-like, whose product MGVCNGLDGNNMSGQCNIPLELGEQLEQPLLEAPGAAAPSAGPGTAEEMETEPPHSEPVPIEIEGEACGPPEISSPNRQDLNQATEEAGTRGSHSPPPEEAMPFEVGQPSLGGFWPTLEQPGGTPGAHGGLEAFSPAFTEPGVFGDARSGLGRYSPPPEEAMPFEFEQPTQEGCSQLLLQVSDLAPGGPGPGVFSAPPEEPRALRPASTGFRGASSPPPEEALPFEFDGGGFGGDNQPPGLPRAIPQIDYDGGQFAAVAIPSAVLLAPGANEPPLWVPGASSSPSREAVGAPSHLTGDSPPMEIPGPQLEIGRAPIGVDYAPVNMDSPPIALDGPPIEVSRAPVKRERAEGERPPAEGEAAEMEGSSAAAAAEGGKVPSTGDGAPAAGAAPASPAAGAAPAAPAPGAAPAAPASGARPKLRFLRPPSPEIQAADPPTPQPPRAFAWRGRSERGHDDDEGSVSSDDDHSSDESDDGTSGCHRWLQSRRNRRRRKPRRNLLRNFLMQAFGGCFGRAESPQPKAPRSPKVKKVPLAEKRRQMRKEALEKRAQKRAEKKRSKLIDKQLQEEKMGYMCTHRLLLLGRKVVPYNTEGRFQLDKPAPATVRCPRVLGWGPARKAGASGEPGTAGRGLGFPRLGWLGPWWAGVVGEGAPPPRLARLLGFRQLVVGVCWCPYCVRLCMICSSVPQFPSPAPPNYPPTVYLYWGAGCLVFCAMARAKTFRVRTLWWYLCAGALQRAA is encoded by the exons ATGGGCGTGTGCAACGGCCTCGACGGCAATAATATGTCAGGACAATGCAATATCCCCCTTGAACTTGGGGAACAGCTCGAGCAACCACTTTTGGAGGCCCCAGGGGCAGCTGCCCCCAGTGCTGGGCCTGGCACAGCCGAAGAGATGGAGACCGAACCGCCTCACAGCGAGCCCGTCCCCATCGAGATTGAAGGCGAGGCCTGTGGACCCCCAGAGATCTCCAGTCCCAACCGCCAGGACCTCAACCAGGCCACTGAGGAAGCTGGAACCCGTGGAAGCCACAGCCCACCTCCTGAGGAAGCCATGCCCTTCGAAGTCGGTCAGCCAAGCTTGGGAGGCTTCTGGCCTACCCTGGAGCAGCCTGGAGGTACCCCTGGGGCCCATGGAGGCCTCGAGGCCTTCAGCCCAGCGTTCACGGAGCCCGGAGTCTTTGGTGATGCCAGATCAGGCTTGGGGAGGTACAGCCCTCCTCCTGAAGAAGCCATGCCCTTTGAGTTTGAGCAGCCTACCCAGGAAGGCTGCAGCCAACTTCTCTTGCAGGTCTCAGACCTTGCTCCAGGAGGTCCAGGTCCAGGGGTCTTCAGTGCCCCTCCAGAGGAGCCCCGAGCCCTCAGGCCTGCAAGCACAGGCTTCAGAGGAGCCAGCAGCCCTCCCCCTGAGGAGGCTCTGCCATTTGAGTTTGATGGAGGAGGCTTTGGGGGTGACAACCAACCCCCTGGGCTCCCCCGAGCTATCCCACAAATCGACTACGACGGCGGCCAGTTCGCGGCAGTCGCGATCCCGAGTGCGGTCCTCCTCGCTCCCGGCGCGAACGAGCCCCCCCTCTGGGTCCCGGGCGCCAGCAGCAGCCCATCCCGAGAGGCCGTCGGCGCTCCTTCACACCTCACAGGCGACAGCCCCCCGATGGAGATCCCCGGACCCCAGCTCGAGATTGGCAGAGCCCCCATTGGGGTCGACTACGCTCCCGTCAACATGGACAGCCCCCCAATCGCGTTGGATGGCCCGCCCATCGAGGTCTCCCGAGCCCCAGTTAAGAGAGAGCgagcagagggagagagaccCCCAGCTGAGGGAGAAGCAGCCGAGATGGAAGGAAGCTCAGCCGCCGCTGCCGCGGAGGGAGGAAAGGTCCCCTCTACGGGGGACGGCGCCCCTGCCGCcggggccgccccagcctctcccGCCGCCGGGGCCGCCCCTGCCGCTCCAGCCCCCGGGGCAGCCCCTGCGGCCCCTGCTTCCGGAGCCCGCCCCAAGCTGCGTTTCCTTAGACCCCCCAGCCCCGAGATCCAGGCTGCCGATCCGCCTACTCCGCAGCCTCCTCGGGCGTTTGCCTGGCGGGGCAGGTCGGAGCGCGGCCACGACGACGACGAAGGGTCGGTCAGCAGCGACGACGACCACAGCAGCGACGAATCCGACGATGGGACCTCCGGATGCCACCGCTGGCTGCAATCCCGGAGAAACCGCCGCCGCCGCAAGCCCCGGCGCAACTTGCTCCGCAACTTCCTCATGCAAGCCTTCGGAGGCTGCTTCGGCCGGgccgagagcccccagcccaaAGCCCCGCGCAGCCCCAAGGTCAAGAAGGTTCCTCTGGCGGAGAAGCGCCGACAGATGCGCAAGGAAGCCCTGGAGAAGCGCGCCCAGAAGCGCGCAGAGAAGAAACGCAGCAAGCTCATCGACAAGCAACTGCAGGAAGAAAAGATGGGCTACATGTGTACACACCGCCTGCTGCTTCTAG GGAGAAAAGTGGTGCCGTACAACACTGAGGGTCGTTTCCAGCTGGACAAACCAGCGCCAGCGACCGTAAGATGCCCCCGAGTCCTGGGGTGGGGTCCGGCAAGAAAGGCGGGGGCTTCAGGTGAGCCAGGAACTGCCGGGAGGGGCCTGGGATTCCCCAGGCTCGGCTGGTTGGGGCCATGGTGGGCTGGGGTCGTTGGGGAAGGTGCGCCCCCGCCTCGCCTGGCACGGCTGCTTGGATTCAGACAGCTTGTCGTTGGTGTGTGTTGGTGTCCATATTGTGTTCGCCTGTGCATGATATGCTCAAGTGTCCCCCAGTTCCCATCCCCGGCACCCCCAAATTACCCGCCGACTGTGTACTTGTACTGGGGAGCGGGCTGTCTCGTGTTTTGCGCCATGGCGCGGGCAAAAACTTTCCGTGTTCGCACACTCTGGTGGTACCTGTGCGCTGGCGCTCTGCAGCGGGCGGCGTGA